ACGCAGCCGACACAATTCTCCACTGCTTCGCCTTCTCCATCTGGAGTGGAGCGAAAAAGCATTTCTAATCCGGATTTTGATTAACCCGATAATTCCCTTCTTGTCATTGCGAGCCGAAGGCGAAGCAATCTTGCTTTTACGCTCAGAATAAACTCCGCGTGGCAATCTTTCTTTTGAAATTGTTCCGAACCTGTCATGAGATTGCTTCGGCTCGGGACGAGCCTCGCAATGACATATCAGGTTTTAACGTTCATATAAAAATCTTCCCCGGATTAAGAATGTTTTTAGGGTCAAAGAGATTTTTTATTCCTTTCATCAGCTCAAGCTCATGTTTTCTTATTTCCATACTGAGATACGGAGCCTTTGTAATCCCTATGCCGTGCTCTCCTGAGATAGTGCCTCCAAGGCTTAGAGTTGCCTCAAATATCTCTCTCACAAGAGATTCTGCCTTAAGGTATTTTCCACCGTCTTTTTTATCAACCATGATATTTACATGGATATTGCCGTCTCCTGCATGTCCGAAATTCACTATCTGTATGCCGCTTTCTTCTGAAAGCCTTCTCAGCTTTTTTAATATGTCAGGGATTTTATCTCTCGGCACAACAATATCTTCATTTATCTTAGTTGAATTCATGTGATAAAGCGCAGGCGATATGGACCTCCTTGCCTCCCAGAGCTTATCACGTGCAGCATCATCCTCTGCCATCTTCACTTCCGCATTGAGTGATTCGCATATCTCTATTATCTTTTCCGCCTGTTTTGTTATTGCTGACGGATGCCCGTCCAGTTCAATCAGAAGAAGCGCCTCAACGTTTCTCGGAATTCCCACAGGCTTGAAATTCTCTACTGCAGCGATTGTTCCTGCATCCATAAACTCAAGAGTCCTCGGTATTATTTTTGATGCTGTTATTTTTGCTACTGCTGAACCTGATGCCTCAAGGTTATCAAACATAGCAAGCAGAGTAATAACCTCTTCCGGCAAAGGAAGAATCCTGAGACGCAGTTTTGTTATCACAGCAAGAGTGCCTTCCGAGCCTGTGAGTAATCTCGTAAGGTCATAGCCTACAACCCCTTTTGTTGTCCTCACCCCTGTTGTTATCACGCCGCCGTCAGGCAGCACCGCCTCTATCTCCATCACATAATCCCTTGTGACACCGTATTTCAATGCCCTCGGGCCTCCTGCATTATTCGCCGCGTTTCCCCCTATTGTGCAGAAATTCATACTCGCGGGATCAGGCGGATAGAAAAAACCGAGATGCTCAATATCACGCTGCAGCCTGCCGTTTATAATTCCGGGCTCAACAACAACATTGAGATTATTAGTGTCAAGTTCTACCAGTTTATTCATCTTCTCAAGGCTTAAGACAATGGCGCCGTTCAATGGAATGGAGCCTCCTGTCATGCCTGTGCCTGCGCCTCTCGGCGTGACAGATATCTCATTTTCAAAGGCATACTTCATCACCCTGACAACTTCTTCTGTGTTTTTTGGCCAGGCAACTGCCGAGGGACGGCTTTCAATCCCGGATGCGTCAAAGCCGTAACAAATTAAATCTTCCGGCTCCACTGATATCTTTATGTCAGGAAGGATATCTCTAATCTTGTTTTCCAACCGGTCATTATTTTTCATCTTACTTTAAGATTTTCATTGTATTTAGATGGCACAATGCCAGTGCAAGCGCATCTGCGCTGTCCGTAGATAATTTGGTTTTCAGATTCAGTATTTTTGAAACCATACTCTGAACTTGATGTTTTTCTGCCCTGCCGTAGCCCACAACTGCCTTCTTAACCTCAAGCGCGCTGTACTCATAAACAGGAAGCCCGGAAGAAGCTGCTGCAACCAGCGCCGTGCCTCTTGCCTGTCCGAGGACAAGGGCAGCCTTTATGCTCTTTGCAAAAAAAACCTTTTCAATGGAAACTTCATTGGGGGAATATTCTCTTATAATGTCTGTAAGGTTGGCGTAAAGTTCTTTCAGCCTTACATCCAGCGGCTGTTTAGAAGGCAGCATTATTCTTCCCGATGCAACATAGACAGCATCTGAAGTTAAGAGTTGAGAGTTAAGAGTTAAGAGTCGTGGATATATATTTTTATTTTCACTTTTAACTTTTAACTTATAACTCTCAACTGTCTTTATTATTCCATAGCCGCAGACAATACTGCCCGGATCAATGCCGAGTATAATCCTTGACTTATTTTTTTCTTGGCGCCTCAAAAAGTATCTCCTCCACCATCTGGCAGAGGACATGTCCAAGCGTTATGTGGGTTTCCTGAATTCTCGGGGTGTTATCAGAGGGGACAATAAATGCATATGTGGCCTTTGCCGCAAATTTTTCTCCTTTGGCTCCGGTAAATGCTATGGACTTTATTTTCTTCTTCTTTGCCACGTCCATCGCCTTAAGCACATTGGCTGCGCCTCCGCTTGTGCTTATGGCAATAACAATGTCGCCTTCTTCTCCGAGCGCCTTAAGCTGCCTTGCAAACACATCAGAATAATCATAATCATTTGCAATAGAAGTAATGACTGCCATATCAGTATTAAGGGCGATTGCAGGAAGGCCCGGCCTTTCCTTTTTGAACCTGTTAACAAATTCAGCCGCTATATGAGAAGCGTCTGTTGAACTGCCGCCGTTGCCAAAGAGAATAAGTTTTTTGCCGTCACTAAAGGTGTCAGCTATGGCTTTTGACACCTCAACTACAGCGTCAACGTTCTCTTTTATGAACTGTTCCTTGACCTTTATGCTTTCTTCAAATGCCTTTAAGATTTTTTCTTTCATAAGTGTATTGATAGATTAATTTAATTATGCTTTACCTGTCAATTGATTTTTAGGGTAAAATATGAATAAAGGGCGTACGGAATCATGAATATCCAGAGAAACGGCCAGCTTACAGACAACATGGGAAGGGCGTCAAGACTGCGCGAGATATTTGAAACCCTCTGCGAACGTAACAAAGATATCCCCGTAATAGTTGAGGGAAAGAGAGATGCAATTGCGCTCAGGGAGCTTGGGCTTCAGGGAGAGATACTCATGCTTCACAGCGGGCAGAGCATATATGACTTTTGCGAAGAGATATCGGAGAAGTTTCACCGCGTGATAATACTCCTTGACTGGGATGAAAAAGGAGAAAGCCTGAATAAAGCTCTATGCAGGCACCTGAATGGGCAGTGGGAAGAATTCTCGGCGTTCAGGGAATTGATAAAGATACTATGCCAGAAAGAAATCCAGGACATAGAGGGTATTCCAAAACTCATAAGGAGACTTGAAGCGAATGGAACAGGTTGGCAGCAGGGGTGAGGATCTCGCCGCTGAATTCCTCAAAGACAAAGGTTACAGGATAATCGGAAGAAATTACAAGACTCCAGTTGGGGAACTGGATATCATTGCAAAGGACGGAGAGACGCTTGTTTTTGTTGAGGTCAAAACCCGTTCAAGCAATGCCTTCGGTTATCCGTTTGAGGCCGTAGACTCAAGGAAAAAACATAAACTGAAAAACCTCGCCCTGTTCTATCTTAAAAATCAGAAGAAAACCTGCGCTGCAAGATTTGATGTCATAAGCATTAAATTAAGCGGGGCAAAAAACGAGATAGAGCATATCAAGGATGCATTTGAGATATAGAGTAGTTGAAAACATCTCTATTTTTGTAATAGTATATCAGGATGCCGAAGTGGTGGAACCTGGTAGACACGCACGTTTGAGGGGCGTGTGGGGCAACCCATGCGGGTTCAAATCCCGCCTTCGGCACCATATCCTTTAAAACACACCGATGCCGAACCCTTTGAGCGGTATCATTTGTCCTGTTACTTCTTTTCTTTACAAAAACAAAATTTCAGCTAAAATTTAATTAAGATTATTTCAGGAGGTGCATTATGTGCGAACCATGCTGTGGTTTGAGAGTTGGGCAAGCAGTGCCGGATTTTAAGATTGAGACATTTGAGCCTGCTGAGAATTTTTTCGGAGAGAGAAGTCTTGAGGCATTGAAGAAAGAAGGGAAATGGACGATACTTTTTTTCTATCCTGCTGATTTCACATTCGTCTGAGCAACGGAATTCGCTGATCTGGCAGATCAGTATGAAAACCTTAAAAAAGAAAGTGCAGAGGTCATCACAGTAAGCACAGACACGAAATTCGTTCATCTTGCATGGCAGAGGGAAGAGAAAATGCTTGAAAAAGTTAAATTCCCGATGGCTGCTGACCGCACCGCAAAACTCTCAAAGATGTTCGGCGTTTATGATGAAGAGACAGGTCATGCCCTGCGGGGCACATTCATCATAAACCCCGAAGGAAAACTTCTTGCATCAGAGGTGAATTTTTACAATGTCGGGAGAAATGCAGATGAGCTATTAAGAAAGATACAGGCCAACGCGCATCTTGCAGCTCATACAGATGAGGCATGCCCCGCCTCATGGAAGCCCGGCGAAAAAACCCTCAAGCCGTCTGAAAAAATGGTGGGAAGGGTTTACGAGGCATTGAAGTAGTTTTAGCTCCGAAGGTGCCATAGCGCTACCTGCTTTTGCTCTTCTGAGCTTTGGTACTTACAGACTTTAGACTGAGTTAAGTATCGTGAGACTGATTTAAGTATCGTGTCCCCAGAATCGCGGAATTCACTTTGGATAAAATAAGCATATAAATCAACAGGTTGTTGCATTCTTAGTAAAAACACTTGACAAGCCCAGTTAATTGTATCATAATGATACTCCAAATGAGCTTTCCGATTGAGATATTACGCAAAATAATATTTTGGCAAGGGGATTATCTTTGTGATAACATACACCCATGTCATCATCAAAGCCAAAATACGACCTTAGCAAAATTAAAAAACTCTTATGCGATTCGGACTCATATCTTATAACTTTGGAAGCTCATCGCGGTGCAGCCGCGTTAGGGTACATGGATGCAGAATCTATAATTGACTTAATTGAAAATATTCAGGAAGATGATTTTTATAAGTCTATGCCTTCGGAAAAGATGCAACAACTATGGCAAGACGTTTATAGAGTAAATGACGGCAATAACAAAATCTACATAAAATTGCAGCTTTCAGTAAATGGGAAAAAAGTAGTTGTAGTGCAGTTTAAGGAAAAATAATCTCGGAGGTTTTAATGCAGGAGAATTGTCCTATATGTGGCGGAAATTTAAGCGGGAAAGTAACTGACGAAACATTTACATACAAGGGGAAAACTAAAACAATCCCTGACTATGTTACATACGCCTGTATTCAGTGCGGCGAATCTATAGTTGACCCTAAAACTTTGAAGGAATCGGGCAAGATACTAAAAGATTTTCAACGCGAGGTAGATGGGCTTCTGACAGGCATAGAAATAAAGAAAATAAGAGAAAAGTTAAATCTTACTCAAGAGCAGATGGCCGGAATATTAGGTGGCGGCTTGAAAGCCTTTGCACGATACGAAGCGGGGAGAATATGTCAAAGCACAGCGATGTACAATCTTTTGCGCATTCTCGATAGATATCCGAATGTGATTCATGTGCTATTGAAAGATACAACACAAGAATATAGGGTCACGAACATTATTCGTTTATCTGAAATTAGGCAGAAGTATAAAACTAAAGCCGAAAGATTCAACACTCAGATTAAGGAACTTCAGTATGGAACTTAAATTTAAGATCCAAACTATAAAGCTCTTAGAATCTCATTTTAAAATTAATCCTGATTTCAATTGGGATAATAAGCCTGTTAGCGTTTCTAGTTCTCTCGGAGTTCAATATGCAAAGAAAAATAAAAATGTTCAAGTTATATTGTCTGTCAATTCTGACGATAAAAATCAGCCATTTATCTTTAACATAGTATTAGCAGGTCTTTTTGATTTTCATGAGATTCCTAAGCCAAAGGAACTTGAAAAGATAGTAAACATTAATTGTGCAGCTATTCTTTTTCCGTATGTCAGAGAGATTGTAGCGGATTTAACGAGCCGTGCAGGTATTTCTCCATTTCATATGCCTCCTGTTAATTTCATTAATTTCTATGAAAAGTTAGAACAATCTCGCAAGAAATCCACTAAGCAAACTACGGTGAAAAAGAAATAATATCTCACGCCGCTAATTCCCCTGTAAAGGCCCTTTGCATGAGGCTCTGGAAAAGTTCATCCAGTTTTTTCCTGCTCTCTGCCTGTCTTGCTTTCTCTGCCTCAATGTCTTCGACAAGTTTTGCGAATTCCTGCTGGAGAGGGAGAGGAGGAAGGAAAATCTTTTGACGCAAAATGTCTTTTTGGCCAACGGTAGTCATTGTTGCCGTTTGTGATGTATTAACAGTATATGTTCTGACACCAGGGTGATTGAAGTAAATGCTTGCATACAATGGATTTAGAGCTTTTTTGTTTAACCGAGCCATTATTGTATGACATTCAAAGACAGTTGGTTCCTTTAAATCTAACGCAACAACACACTTTGCGACCCCCTCCTTTTTTAGTGAAGACCTACAAAAGAATAAATCGCCATCTTCAATTAAATATTTTTGTAATTCTTCTTGTGTTACCGATACCCGATCGAGCTTTTTCATATCCACTTTATACTCTGCAAATAAATCGACAACATTAATTAAGGGCACACCTGAGCCAAATTCGCTTGGCCTTTTAAAAAGACCGTTTTTAACAGATAATGTTACATCCTTCAGCTTTTTTACTTCCCATCCCTTCGGATTGTTTGCAGGGTC
This genomic stretch from Nitrospirota bacterium harbors:
- a CDS encoding FAD-binding protein, whose protein sequence is MKNNDRLENKIRDILPDIKISVEPEDLICYGFDASGIESRPSAVAWPKNTEEVVRVMKYAFENEISVTPRGAGTGMTGGSIPLNGAIVLSLEKMNKLVELDTNNLNVVVEPGIINGRLQRDIEHLGFFYPPDPASMNFCTIGGNAANNAGGPRALKYGVTRDYVMEIEAVLPDGGVITTGVRTTKGVVGYDLTRLLTGSEGTLAVITKLRLRILPLPEEVITLLAMFDNLEASGSAVAKITASKIIPRTLEFMDAGTIAAVENFKPVGIPRNVEALLLIELDGHPSAITKQAEKIIEICESLNAEVKMAEDDAARDKLWEARRSISPALYHMNSTKINEDIVVPRDKIPDILKKLRRLSEESGIQIVNFGHAGDGNIHVNIMVDKKDGGKYLKAESLVREIFEATLSLGGTISGEHGIGITKAPYLSMEIRKHELELMKGIKNLFDPKNILNPGKIFI
- the ruvC gene encoding crossover junction endodeoxyribonuclease RuvC, producing the protein MSSARWWRRYFLRRQEKNKSRIILGIDPGSIVCGYGIIKTVESYKLKVKSENKNIYPRLLTLNSQLLTSDAVYVASGRIMLPSKQPLDVRLKELYANLTDIIREYSPNEVSIEKVFFAKSIKAALVLGQARGTALVAAASSGLPVYEYSALEVKKAVVGYGRAEKHQVQSMVSKILNLKTKLSTDSADALALALCHLNTMKILK
- a CDS encoding D-sedoheptulose 7-phosphate isomerase codes for the protein MKEKILKAFEESIKVKEQFIKENVDAVVEVSKAIADTFSDGKKLILFGNGGSSTDASHIAAEFVNRFKKERPGLPAIALNTDMAVITSIANDYDYSDVFARQLKALGEEGDIVIAISTSGGAANVLKAMDVAKKKKIKSIAFTGAKGEKFAAKATYAFIVPSDNTPRIQETHITLGHVLCQMVEEILFEAPRKK
- a CDS encoding YraN family protein; the encoded protein is MEQVGSRGEDLAAEFLKDKGYRIIGRNYKTPVGELDIIAKDGETLVFVEVKTRSSNAFGYPFEAVDSRKKHKLKNLALFYLKNQKKTCAARFDVISIKLSGAKNEIEHIKDAFEI
- a CDS encoding peroxiredoxin, giving the protein MCEPCCGLRVGQAVPDFKIETFEPAENFFGERSLEALKKEGKWTILFFYPADFTFVUATEFADLADQYENLKKESAEVITVSTDTKFVHLAWQREEKMLEKVKFPMAADRTAKLSKMFGVYDEETGHALRGTFIINPEGKLLASEVNFYNVGRNADELLRKIQANAHLAAHTDEACPASWKPGEKTLKPSEKMVGRVYEALK
- a CDS encoding type II toxin-antitoxin system MqsR family toxin; this encodes MSSSKPKYDLSKIKKLLCDSDSYLITLEAHRGAAALGYMDAESIIDLIENIQEDDFYKSMPSEKMQQLWQDVYRVNDGNNKIYIKLQLSVNGKKVVVVQFKEK
- a CDS encoding type II toxin-antitoxin system MqsA family antitoxin, whose amino-acid sequence is MQENCPICGGNLSGKVTDETFTYKGKTKTIPDYVTYACIQCGESIVDPKTLKESGKILKDFQREVDGLLTGIEIKKIREKLNLTQEQMAGILGGGLKAFARYEAGRICQSTAMYNLLRILDRYPNVIHVLLKDTTQEYRVTNIIRLSEIRQKYKTKAERFNTQIKELQYGT
- a CDS encoding protein-export chaperone SecB, which encodes MELKFKIQTIKLLESHFKINPDFNWDNKPVSVSSSLGVQYAKKNKNVQVILSVNSDDKNQPFIFNIVLAGLFDFHEIPKPKELEKIVNINCAAILFPYVREIVADLTSRAGISPFHMPPVNFINFYEKLEQSRKKSTKQTTVKKK
- a CDS encoding restriction endonuclease subunit S, giving the protein MQKTLPKGWKWVRLGEVGEIITGNTPSKKQDIFYNKRHINFFKPDDFDQNAITDLTESKDFISEEGSKYARIAPSAAVLVTCIGTIGKVGIIEKEASFNQQINAIVTNSARIISKYLAYAIFKRKLLLERFTNAPVVPIINKSQFSQFEIPLPPLPTQHKIVEILEEADNLRKLRRQADEKMNDLTPSLFVQMFGDPANNPKGWEVKKLKDVTLSVKNGLFKRPSEFGSGVPLINVVDLFAEYKVDMKKLDRVSVTQEELQKYLIEDGDLFFCRSSLKKEGVAKCVVALDLKEPTVFECHTIMARLNKKALNPLYASIYFNHPGVRTYTVNTSQTATMTTVGQKDILRQKIFLPPLPLQQEFAKLVEDIEAEKARQAESRKKLDELFQSLMQRAFTGELAA